In the genome of Daucus carota subsp. sativus chromosome 9, DH1 v3.0, whole genome shotgun sequence, the window ATATAGCTAAGCATCCAACATTTCATGCAAGGACGAAACATATCGACATGAGGTATCATTGGATTAGAGACGCTCTTGAAGAAGGgttgtttgaagtggaaaaggtACACACCGATGATAATGGTTCTGATATGTTGACAAAGTCTTTAGCTAAAGGGAAGCTAAAAGTATGTTGTTCGATCGCCGGAATGGCGAACTCTTTCTCATAGTTAGAAAGGGGGAGATTTGTTGGGTTTTAGTTTCTATCTATGAGATTAAAAGCCCAATAGGATTACCCTTGTTTTGGCCCACAAGGAGATAAAAATAAAGGGaaccctatatataaatataggaggatatttgtgaaaataagcaAGAGAGAAAATAGGCAAAAGAGATATATTGTGTGAAAATTCGTAGGTAATTTTCTGGTTGCGCTGGCTGCCTTGTTTTTGCGTTTCCCGGAGTTCCAACGGTCGGATCGTCCTGAATTTCGGACAGCATCTTCCTAACACCgatatctaaattctgaacggTGGAGATCGGATTCGGAGGTGTATTTGAGGGGCTGGGCAGTAGCTAAAGAGCCGTGGAGAGGCTGAACCTAGCCGTGGGTCTTTGTTCTTTTGTTGCTTATTTGGTTCCATACTTCTTGACGAGTTATTCCAAGAGTGTGAAGGTGATTGTATTCCTCTAATTTTATCTGGAGAAGAACTTGGTGTATTacccatataatttatcatagtgaattgtttgggtggactacggtcccgtggtttttactcctttcattgagggggttttccacgtataattcttggtgtcttgtttattgtttattgttGCTTTACTTGTTTGTTTCATCGAAGGTTCATACAAGTAGGGATAAGTATTGTCCAACGAAGATTAATTCCGCACTTAGTTGTTGCCGTTGTGGTCACTTTTTCCATCAGATTGCATATCAAAACTCTTACCACCACGTAGGCATTTCGCAAGAAGAGAAGACAAAACACTTTTTTTTAGGGCTATGAAATTACTTCTTTTGcctatcaatttttaattaagatagaatctacaatatatatattgGGAACGGGTGTTATTTAGTTGATTgtgataatatttataaataatgagtataattctataaataacatttttactgcttgaactcatatttgaaggtacttatttgatatttttgatgacTTTAGTGATAATCTTAATattgttttgagttcagtgaccaacttgatacattaagcccacttcagtgaccaaccaGATAATtaactcattattttaaaagaaaaagttCAGTAAAAGTGGGAagtaagttaagacttataaattattaaattgtttgaAAAACAATGAAAATCATGAATAGAAAGCtaacattttcaattttttataaatacttgtagtttttttacataaacggtTCAAGAGCATAAACTACTTTCAAACTCTATTTTTAAACTCGTACCTTTTGTAAATAAACATGCACATTGTCCGGCCCTCAAAATGTACagtaagaaaattattttcttcGCTGTCTCTGTGAAGTGGTCCAACCGTCCACCACAAGTGGGTTCTGGCCTATACTGATGGTGGGTTCGCCTATAGCCTTCGTTGTTAACCGGCGGATGGTCTCGGGTTAATATTTACTCCggtttctatttatttttctcgtttgaaatgtCTGAACTATTCataatatgatataaattactaatttatgtctaatttataagactaaatatgaTCATATTGGATTCGAAttcatgagtactttaatacggtgaaactTTTATATTcaatactaatacgaaattaaagatattaataatcaaaaatgTGTGTTAGCAAACGTGATAAAGGGAAACAGGAAAGGTATTAAGAGACAGaaggagtattatttattatattatattctctcCTTCTCCACATGTCTTGTTTGATTTTGACCAATTAATGActgaaaattaataataaaaatatatattgttagaaatatatttaatatattttaatatgaaattttctttaaataaaagcCCAAGTGAAAAGTTATATCGCTGTTTAGGAAAAAAAGCATAACGGGTTTTTTTGATCTTTGGAGCAACATTTGATAAACTAGAAGTCAAAGTTTTTTTCCTCTACTTCTCACCTGATAAACTAACCTATCCAAATACgcttatttagaaaaaaacatATCCAAATACTTAACCAAACATTTAACAAACTACTTTTGCTTCTCTCATTTACTCCACTTtttcactttaaaaaaaaatcacttttttttaaattagcCTAAGCGGTCCCACTTATATTTTCGTTgcatttctaaaaatataaaaatatatcggACAATAAACAATAATTTTCCTAGAACGGAAATAACTCTGGAAATGAATAACTCCTTTTATACTACAAACGGCCCTACCACCTCTCTACTTCCCCTGCCCCCTGCCAAAAATTGTTAAATACTCCTTGCCTCTTTTCTTCTCATCTATCTTCAGCTTCTGCTTTCATATTACTTTCCTTAGGTAAGTTCCAAATAGCACATGTTTTATTATGCATTATTCTTTTTACACTTCATAAATTTGTCAACTCAGGCTCTTCATAGAACGATAGTGATGATTCGGTACTAATAGTGTTGTTACATGTATATAAATGGCTAGTGAGATTCAACATGATGGAGCCATGGGGCAGACTAGAAGGCAAGGTGGTGATGGTGACGGGTGCATCGTCTGGATTCGGGAGAGAACTCTGTTTCGACTTGGCAAATGCAGGTTGTAAAGTCATTGCAGCTGCTCGGAGAATGGACAGGCTTAAGTCCCTGTGTGAAGAAATTAACAATTGTGGGGATGCTAGTGATCAGCAATACCGTGCTGCTGCAGCTGTTGAGCTTGATGTGGCAGGGGATAGCGAGGCAATCAAGTTGGCTGTAGAGAAAGCATGGAACTGTTTTGGACACATTGATGCTTTGGTCTTAGAGGTGATTTCTTGACATTTAAGGCCAGAGAGTCAAACtgtttataaatattcaaaCTCGACTCGTACAATACTTGAATTTGACTTGGTAATAATCAAGCTGAGCTCGAACTCGAGctatttaaatgttttataaatatatttttataaaaatattttatttatattttatagatttaatcgaatcgaactcgaACCGAACCAAACTGAACCGATCATATTTCAAGTTTATGTCAATATTTGATGACTCAATTCGAGTTTTGAGCTGAACTCGAGCCTATCGAACTGTTTACGAGCCGAgtttcgaacttgaaattaaaggcCTGATAGAGCTGAAGCCCCGAGCTCGAGTCAAGTCTAGCACTGTTCGGCTCGGCTCAATTTACACCCATAATTAAGGCTAACATTTTGCAAATTtacttgaaaattataaaatgttttttttgtaCAAGGTGGAACAAAATCTTCACTTTATTTAAGTGAAGAAGAATGGAACAATGTGGTGAGGACGAACATGACAGGATCATGGTTGGTGTCCAAGTACGTTGGATTACGCATGGTTGAAGCTGGTCAGGAGGGATGTATCATTAACATTTCCTCTGTTGCTGGTCTGAACAGAACCTTTGCTCGCAGCACTCTTGCTTACAGCTCCTCTAAATCAGGACTAAATTCCGTGACTCAGGTACATTCCAAAATCTAGATTTCGAACAACAAATAACAGATAATCTTTGAAATAGAAGAGTTTCAATTGCAGAAAAGAACATTGAATTTACATAGTTCACTATTTTTAGTAAGACCGTATAGTTATtggccctgtttggaagttagagatttgagaaaaattagaggtttgaggtgttttagaggtttaATCACTAGAATCCGTTAATATTAGTGTTTGCTAGTTTTGAGGTGttttagcggattgaaatagacgTTTATATCctaaaagctaattttgaaaaagctactttgaggaagGGTTAGCGGTTTTGGTTTatgtcagaaaaagctaatcaatcagttatttatcaaacagttttacgaAAAATAGCTAATTctatccgctagtcaaaacatttactttaatcagctagtcaaaacatctaattcaatccgctaacagctaaccgctaattcccaaacagggccattatctttctgtttttaacttctgatttggaaTATAAACAGGTTATGGCACTAGAACTAGGGAAGCATAAGATCAGAGTAAATTCGATATCCCCTGATATTTTCGAATCTGAAATAACGGAGAGTTTGATGAAAATGAAATGGCTTAAAAATGTGACAGCAAGAACAGTTCCATTGAAAAGTTTCCTTGCATCTGATCCGGCACTGACATCACTAGTTCGCTACTTGATTCATGATTCTTCAAAGTACGTTACAGGCAACGTTTTCGTAGTTGATGCTGGAGCTACTCTCCCTGCTCTTTCAATATTTTCTTCCCTCTAAAGTATCATCACCGTGTTATGCATAAATGTCTGCCTTACATGTTATAGACTACAAAAGGTTCAGACTGAAAATTTACATTCTACAAAATGGTTGGCTGGTTGCTCTGGCGACTACTCGTTGAACCTTAAGCTTCTGTTTTGTTTTGGCTGAGTTGATCAAGGCTGTGTCGATGTTGATCATCATCTTTACCAGCTGTTTAACTCAAATTGAGAGTATCTTACAGAAAACACATAATGAAGATCTGAATTATTTCGAGATGAATTCATGTCGGGTCTGACTAGATCTTGTCAGCCCTACACACAACGATCACGAGGTTTCAACATAAGATAGCTATGTAAGATTTTTAGGAAGACAGTGAGGCTACAAAAGATAATCagtgtttcaaaaaaattctaaattccATTCTAAACCTCATTCTCTTGTTCACGACATGAATAactaaaaatgaaatgaaataaattattCGACAACAAGATATTCTCTGGCTTAAAATCTCTATGAATAATATCGTTGTCATGAACTCATGATAATACATAACAGCTTGAAGCAAAAGCTTAAAGACAATTCTAAGCTCAAAACCCGTTAAGCTTTgtcagaaaaaatattattatcctAACCCTCCGCATCAGATATAGGACTTGTTTTAATACAAAATggcaaaaaaaggaaaaaaaatatgtattgaaAGTTCTGGAGAGAAAGTTTGTAATCAGGAAAAGGAAACAGAACCAGGGATGGTTGAAGAAGAGCAGACGAGGATTATGGTCCATAAGAGAGATCAATCCAGAGCCCTTCCGGTTAGTCAAGAACAAACTAAAGACTAGTTTTGTACATTTTTCTCAACATCAGCAAGTCAGCAACCATGTTCCTTGAAGTTTACTCTTAAAAAAATAACTTggtaattgatattttttttgccagGATATTTGTATACACATTGATATAAGATCCTTTATTTGCTATGCCATCCATTTCATATTAGtggttaatttttgaatttttctgaTCAACTAATTTTTAACCAAAATTTGTGAATTTcctctattataattttaagtaactgaaaaatatattttgaaaaaggttaCATGTACTCTTTATTGAAATATTAAGTGCCAACTGAAGTGCTGGAAAGAGAACCTGTCTGATCAGTGTATGTGGCTTTGCACTGTTTGGAGTTGCTTTTAGTGAGCCATCATCGATAGGCATGGCTGATAACTCCGGAcaattaggttgtgttcacttggatggaatagaatggagggagaatggaatgaattttgtactcttaCATGGTGTTGGTTAGAGAAAATGtctataaatttcattccttcaatcattccattgctactattttaacttaaattctaacccacatgttgtggaaggaatgctcattccatttctaTATCATGTTTCCTTACAATTTTATTACAAGAAATTTAAACGCATTCATATTTAGTCAatattatctcatactttcttctttctccctaaaacttctatataatttttcattccattctcctcCCATTCCGGTATTAGTCTTTCATATCATGGAGCAGCGGCACACTTTTCCTATATTTTTATCCATAGAACTAGAGGTTGATAATGATTTGGTTATTGAGAACATGAGCTGGGTTCGCAATTGGTGTCTGGTTAAGGAGTAGAGCCAGCTTATTACATTCTTCATCTGGTCTGCAGCATACCATTTATTATGTTTATGCCAAGCTGAGTGTAAAATTATCTTTGATTGATTtggcatttatttttattttttctgttttttggGTGAAACTActagtgttttttttaataataaaatttgtttagtAAAGAATATTGGTATAGCAGAGCAAGCAAACAATAGTATATCAAAGTATAATGTAGCTGCTAGAAAGGTTGATTTTAAAAGACAGTTCCCTCCTCAATGATGTAATCTTTGTAAATTTTCTGATGGTCGTCTTAACACCCACTCAATCGCTTTAAAGTGTGTTAAATCTCCGTTTTAAGTGTGCACTTTTTCATTTGCAAGGATGTAAAACTATATCAGTTTGGTTTACATGTTGCAAGGCTGTGTTACAATGAAAATATTATCCACAATAGTGATCAAATATATAGGAGGTTCAGTATTACATTCTAATAGCCAAACATCTCTTGTTCATTCCGAATTGCTACCTTTGATCTGCACGTCATATTCTGGAGAAACTGAACGTCGTCAATATGCATTTTAACATAACATGAAGGTTAGGTTCACAATTTAGGAATGCGAACATTGATTCTGTTCGTGTATAATGCCTTGTTAGCACCTCGTTATTCTCTCCACTAGTCTGAGGAATCGATTGGCACGAGAGAGTATTTATAATGAGAGTGTATGGTGTTTGCCTATCCTCAAATAAATTAGAAAGTATGGTATGTCTCTTGTCAAATTGTATTGTCATCCTCACATTTGGAGCTTGAAATAGGAAAAAAGCAATGAATTTTCATTTGGTTGAAATGGGACAAGTACAAATGTTAAGCAACATATTCAACGTAGCTACACTTACATATAATGAGATTGTTCATAAATCATAATCATCTCTAATGGGATATTCTGATCGTAAGATTGTTTTCGCAACTTTAATGTTTTGCATGTTTTTACTGGGATCAGCACTTGATGCGGTCATGGCGGACCACGGGAATCAGGGGCAACAGGCATCCCAGGCTTCGAGGGCACACGAGGCTCAGGGGGCGAGCCAATTGCCAAGCGGAGACAAAGTCAAAAATGAAGCGGGCGGACACAAGAGCAAAAGTGAGGTGGGCAGGGATGATATGGGCGGAGACAAGACCAAAAATAGGGATGATATGGGCGGAGACAAGACCAAAAATGACGTGGATGAAAACAAGATTAAAAGTCAGGCGGGCGGaaacaatatcaaaatcaaCCTGGGTAATTTATCCCAACTGCATGACTTATTTAGTTTCTCCAAATTTAAtcctttttctaattttaaaaacctaGCCTCTTTTTAATTGGTATTCGGGCCTTTATTGATCACTATTAGTATTATTTTCTGTTTGATTTCTCACCTCTTTTCGCTATTACACCGTTCGTTTTTAACAATGGTTAGAATGCCTAATGAATTTCTTCCTTCCTTTTGCAGGGTTTTTTCCTCGGCTCAATCGTCTGAACCAAGGTTTCATTTTCAGTCCTCCCCCTGTTGCTCCAAGTGTTGTGACCCAAACTCCTGGCAATGATCATGCCGACTATGTTGATCCGCAGAACAAGGCTCCTGTTGTTGCTCCAAGTGGCGTGACCCGAGCTCCTGGCAATGATCATGCTGACTATATTGAGCCGCACAACAAGGCTCGAGCTGAAGTTGGACTTGGACCTCTTACATGGAACGAAACTCTGGCAGCTTATGCTCGAAATTACGCAAACCAGAGGATTGCAGATTGTGAACTAAAGCATTCTGATACTAAAGGTGCTTATGGTGAAAATATTGCTCAATCCCCTGGCCCTGATGAACTAACACCTGGTGTGGTAGTTAAATATTGGGTAGATGAGGAGAAACCATTTTATGACCCCGGGACCAAAAAATGTTGTGGGGGTGAATGTAGACATTATATGCAGGTTATTAATCCCAACACCAATATGCTTGGATGTGCTCTAGTGCAATGTAAGAATAACTTGGGCTATTTTGCCACTTGTAATTATAATTGgtgaaaattattatatatagattaaTTAGTGATTAAATACAAATCGATTCTTAAATACAAGTTAAAAATCAGTTAAAAAAACAAGatctaattataaattacactaaactaaaataataaatattgattacTTATATAAAGTACGtg includes:
- the LOC108200678 gene encoding uncharacterized protein LOC108200678; this translates as MMEPWGRLEGKVVMVTGASSGFGRELCFDLANAGCKVIAAARRMDRLKSLCEEINNCGDASDQQYRAAAAVELDVAGDSEAIKLAVEKAWNCFGHIDALVNVFFVQGGTKSSLYLSEEEWNNVVRTNMTGSWLVSKYVGLRMVEAGQEGCIINISSVAGLNRTFARSTLAYSSSKSGLNSVTQVMALELGKHKIRVNSISPDIFESEITESLMKMKWLKNVTARTVPLKSFLASDPALTSLVRYLIHDSSKYVTGNVFVVDAGATLPALSIFSSL
- the LOC108201229 gene encoding secreted protein RBT4, whose amino-acid sequence is MGYSDRKIVFATLMFCMFLLGSALDAVMADHGNQGQQASQASRAHEAQGASQLPSGDKVKNEAGGHKSKSEVGRDDMGGDKTKNRDDMGGDKTKNDVDENKIKSQAGGNNIKINLGFFPRLNRLNQGFIFSPPPVAPSVVTQTPGNDHADYVDPQNKAPVVAPSGVTRAPGNDHADYIEPHNKARAEVGLGPLTWNETLAAYARNYANQRIADCELKHSDTKGAYGENIAQSPGPDELTPGVVVKYWVDEEKPFYDPGTKKCCGGECRHYMQVINPNTNMLGCALVQCKNNLGYFATCNYNW